One Cellulosimicrobium protaetiae genomic region harbors:
- a CDS encoding DUF2264 domain-containing protein — protein MTFESTRSQPTASLPTNPLTGWDRARWAAFGDHLLASALPYASPGHARITLPGPEGGYGRAVDGLEGFARTFLLAGFRLAGERGADPHGYAQWYAEGLAAGSDPHAPDRWLRLSEHAQAKVEAASLALVLDLTREWIWDGLSPLVQEQLVDYLAEAVGDDTYPRINWVWFRLVVQTFLRSVGGPHSLDEMAEDLATHDTFVRADGWLADGDERSYDHYAGWALHLYPTLWARMRGAEDLAAPRRERDVQLLDRFLDDALALVGADGSPLLQGRSLTYRFAAAAPFWVGAIADVPSHSPGLLRRAASGVVDHFARHGAPDARGLLTQGWHHEWLPISQSYSGPGSPYWASKGLLGLALPADHPAWTTPEEPLPVERGDVLRAVAAPGWVVSGTRADGVVRVVNHGTDHAREGDRVGDSPLYARLGYSTATAPWSDLASRVSPVDQSVTLVDAAGRATHRTGWRSLDTRVDDSAGRVPVGVSGSVARAHWLDADTDGRDHGSGLPGVATDAATLTVVSFVRGPWEVRLVRVDELAAGLDPHDLRLRVGGWPVVAGDGLVTDVVALGPGAPAVRREHRGDASPLGPRSTVDVVDLPVEPGRWRAVLLTLAGPPRDTFPSVPRRTVPAPELTAAGRAAVVHWPDGERTLTDLP, from the coding sequence ATGACGTTCGAGAGCACGCGGTCGCAGCCGACCGCCTCGCTCCCCACGAACCCCCTCACCGGGTGGGACCGTGCGCGGTGGGCGGCGTTCGGCGACCACCTGCTCGCGTCCGCGCTCCCCTACGCCTCCCCCGGGCACGCCCGCATCACGCTGCCCGGCCCCGAGGGCGGGTACGGCCGCGCGGTCGACGGCCTCGAGGGGTTCGCGCGAACGTTCCTGCTCGCCGGGTTCCGCCTCGCCGGCGAGCGTGGCGCCGACCCGCACGGGTACGCCCAGTGGTACGCCGAGGGCCTCGCCGCCGGCTCCGACCCGCACGCGCCCGACCGGTGGCTGCGCCTCTCGGAGCACGCGCAGGCCAAGGTCGAGGCCGCGTCGCTCGCGCTCGTGCTCGACCTCACGCGCGAGTGGATCTGGGACGGGCTGTCGCCGCTCGTGCAGGAGCAGCTCGTCGACTACCTCGCGGAGGCCGTCGGCGACGACACCTACCCGCGCATCAACTGGGTCTGGTTCCGCCTCGTCGTGCAGACCTTCCTGCGCTCCGTCGGCGGCCCGCACTCGCTCGACGAGATGGCCGAGGACCTCGCCACGCACGACACGTTCGTGCGCGCCGACGGCTGGCTCGCCGACGGCGACGAGCGGTCCTACGACCACTACGCCGGCTGGGCGCTGCACCTGTACCCCACGCTGTGGGCCCGCATGCGGGGCGCCGAGGACCTCGCCGCGCCGCGCCGCGAGCGCGACGTGCAGCTCCTCGACCGCTTCCTCGACGACGCGCTCGCGCTCGTCGGCGCCGACGGCTCGCCGCTCCTGCAGGGGCGCTCGCTCACCTACCGCTTCGCCGCGGCCGCCCCGTTCTGGGTCGGCGCGATCGCCGACGTCCCGTCGCACTCGCCCGGGCTGCTGCGCCGTGCGGCGTCCGGCGTCGTCGACCACTTCGCACGCCACGGCGCGCCCGACGCGCGGGGCCTGCTCACGCAGGGCTGGCACCACGAGTGGCTGCCGATCTCGCAGTCGTACAGCGGTCCGGGCTCGCCGTACTGGGCGAGCAAGGGTCTGCTCGGGCTCGCCCTGCCCGCCGACCACCCGGCGTGGACGACGCCCGAGGAACCGCTGCCCGTCGAGCGCGGCGACGTGCTGCGCGCCGTCGCCGCCCCCGGCTGGGTCGTCAGCGGGACGCGCGCCGACGGCGTCGTGCGCGTCGTCAACCACGGCACCGACCACGCCCGCGAGGGCGACCGCGTCGGCGACTCCCCGCTCTACGCCCGCCTCGGCTACTCGACCGCGACCGCGCCGTGGTCCGACCTCGCGAGCCGCGTCTCGCCCGTCGACCAGAGCGTCACGCTCGTCGACGCGGCCGGCCGCGCGACGCACCGCACGGGCTGGCGCTCGCTCGACACGCGCGTCGACGACAGCGCGGGCCGGGTGCCCGTCGGCGTCTCGGGCTCCGTGGCGCGCGCGCACTGGCTCGACGCCGACACGGACGGGCGCGACCACGGCTCCGGGCTGCCGGGCGTCGCGACCGACGCGGCCACGCTCACGGTGGTCTCGTTCGTGCGCGGGCCGTGGGAGGTGCGCCTCGTGCGCGTCGACGAGCTCGCCGCAGGCCTCGACCCTCACGACCTGCGTCTGCGCGTGGGCGGCTGGCCCGTCGTCGCGGGCGACGGGCTCGTCACCGACGTCGTGGCGCTGGGGCCGGGTGCCCCGGCCGTACGGCGCGAGCACCGCGGCGACGCCTCACCGCTGGGCCCGCGGTCCACGGTGGACGTGGTCGACCTGCCCGTCGAGCCCGGACGCTGGCGCGCCGTGCTCCTCACCCTCGCGGGCCCGCCCCGCGACACGTTCCCCTCGGTCCCGCGCCGCACGGTGCCGGCACCCGAGCTCACGGCGGCAGGCCGAGCTGCCGTCGTGCACTGGCCGGACGGCGAGCGGACCCTCACCGACCTGCCCTGA